TTAGGATACTCAGTTAATTTATCCATTGTGTGATCTCCTCTGTCTCTGTATCGACGACAATGAGTGGAAGTTGATGTTTGTGGAGGATGAGTTGAATCACATCCTGGTTGAAAAAGCTTTTATAAGTGATTGCACCGACAGCAACGTAAAGTTTACGGTCTGGCGCTGTTTCCTCTAAAAGATAACGGTAGATGTCATACTGACCGAGAGCTTCTTTCAAATCTTGTATCTTTGATGCGCCAATAAAACTTTTCACTTCAACAACAAGTTTTTGACCATCTCGTTCAGCTGCAATGGGGCGTTCAGCACCAAGATCAGCATACAACGTTGTTCTTCGATACTGAATTATGTAGGGATCGTCTGTAATTACCCAGCCGTCCTTCACCAGTGCATTTTTTACCGCATTATGGATAATGTCTAACTTGGGCATAATTTAAGTATAAGTCAGCTTCGCTACCTGATAAAAATCAGCGCCAGTCTTAAAGCTGATCCTAGACTGGGTTTAGATTAGATTAGATACCTTGAATATTAAATTAACTTTTAAAAGTATTGCAGGTATCTTAACGTATAAGCTTTAGAAAAATTTACAAACCAAGTTCTAACTCTAAATTAGTTTGCAAAGTCTCCAATCTAGGAGTAACCCATTTTTTATGCCAGTAGCTTACTAAATCTATTTGAGTAAAATCTTTCCATACCACCTGATTTGTATCTCCCAACAGATACTCCTGCCAATTTTCAGCCAGGGTACAGCGATAATATCCCCTTTGCCAACCAATGCTAAGCATATCTGCTGACAATCCAAGTTCATGCAAACCTCTTTTCAAGATACGCATTTTCCAATTTGGACCCTCGCCAAATTTGTAACTATTGAAAACATCGTCTGGTACAACTTGCCTAATTAGTTCCCATCTGCCATTTGCTGTTATATGAAGATGACTTTGCCCTTTCGTATAATCTATAAAATCCCAGTTTGCTAGACGATTATAAATTGCTGATTTACCAAATGCTCCTAGTGTATCGATATAAACAAGATAAGGCTTTTTATTTTCTCCAGTAATAACAGAAGGATTATCTTTATATTTTTGATAAAAATCATTACGAACTTTTGGAAACATTAAAGTCAGGGCAATGAGCTTAGAACCAAGTACCTTATTATATGGCGGTATTGCTCCTAGAATATATGCAGTCATGCAGTTATATAGTCGCTGCATTTTTTGATCTTTTGTCCACCCGATAGATTGGTCATCTCTAACACCCAAACCAATAACAGGATCACAAAGACCAACTATCCCTATCAACTTCTCATTTTGATGATCAAAGACAAAGTATCGAATGCGTCTTCCATAACCGACTGTAACAGGTACTTGACATCAAGTATAAGCCAATCGTAGTTTTGTAGCTTTTCCACATAATCTAATCGAGCTGCCATAAACAACCCAAATCCTCTTCCTCCGCGAATCGATTTTTTGATAAACATATCTCCCTGATATGCTGCCTTGAGAACTACATCAGGAATCTCAAACCAGCAACAAAGTTTCTTGCGCTTTGGATCTGTTTCTACAAAAGGATACTCATACTTAAGTTGATCCTGAAGATAATTATCAATCTGTTTAAATGTATAAGCTAGTTCCATCTTGGTCAAAGATTGTTTAGTAACAGCAACTACCTTAACTCCCTTATGATGAGCATATTCTCCTAACTTCACTAAGTAAGACTGTTTCACTTGTAGGGGCCGCAACGTACCATCTCGTAAAATAAAATCTCCAGCCTTTGTTTCTGGACGATCAATAATTTCAAGAATAAGCGCAATCTCCAAAACTTCCTGACAGAACCCCAGCAGTGTTGATAGATTTGCACAAATTTGTTCTCTTTTGTACGCGAAAACCTTATCTGGTACATCATCTAAAAACTTGAATAGATATTTAATTGGCTCTAAAGTTAGAAGTTCATCGTAAATATCATTCAAGTGGCCTGGATGTGTAATAAGAATATTATGTGGATAATATGCCTGCCCAAGTATTACTGGATCGTCTAATGAGTTCATCCTAATCTGCTTTCACAAGGGTAAGCAGATGTAACCAGCAGCATAAATAGCGATGCATAGACCGTTGTAGAATTGCTCATTGTTATAACTGCCATCTATCGCATAAAATCTTCTGTCACTGTCATCAATTTGATCGAATGGAATGATTTCAAATATTTGAGGAGTTTCTATATTCTCCTCGTGTCCAATCACAGGAATACCATAACTTTTGTTGCTTCTTGTGTTGATATGTTTCGCAACCAACTCAATAGCACTATCAGGGATTTCTTTTCCTGGCATATCTTGCCTTTAACAGTATTGCTTTAGAAGATTTTACCTAACGTTTATGATTTCAGTATAATATTTGTCGAGTAGCTGGTCGTAGAAGCATTATTATTTACAGCGTTTTGTATCTAAATGGAGTACATCCTTTACCCCCCTTAATCCCCCCGATGTATTGGGGGAAAATTGCCAATCTAGTTCCCTCCCCTTTCCAAGGGGAGGGTTAGGGAGGGGTATTTTTGTACTTAACTAACTTGCAATCTGCTGTATGTCTACAATGCCTAAGCATAGTTCAATTTAGGCATCGTTAGCTACCCTATACCTGTTAAGTGTGCAGGATTGTCCATGCAGTGTATCCCACTGTTAGCCTATTGGCACATAACAGAGTTTAATAACGTAACGAATCACCTGCACACCATCTTCAACAAGTAACATCACGCGATCGCTTATGGGGTTTGCTCCCCCTGCTTCCCACTCAGCACTCTATAACCGATATCTCTACGGTAATATATCCCTTCAAAGTGAATTGTTTTGATGCCAGCATATGCTTGGGCGATCGCTTGCTCAAAATTTTCTCCGACGCCAGTCACATTTAAAACCCGACCACCATCGGTTACTACTTGTTGTTGCTGGTTCAATTTCGTCCCTGCATGAAATACAGTCACGCCTGCTGTTTCTGCGTCTTCAATACCAGTAATCACTTTGCCTTTTTGATATTCCCCTGGATAACCACCTGAAGCAGCAACGACAGTGGCAGCTGCTCCCTGTTTCCAGGCAATCGGCGGCAGTTCCCCTAAGCGTTGCTGTACGCAAGCCAGGATTAATTCTTCTAGAGGTGTTGCCAAGAGTGGTAAGATTACCTGCGTCTCAGGATCGCCGAAGCGACAGTTAAATTCCAAAACTTTCAGGTCGCCATTGGGCGCAATCATTAACCCAGCATACAGCACGCCTCGGTAGTCAATGCCCTTAGCTCTTAAAGTGGCGATCGCTCTTTCTAATACCTCTGTTTGAATGCGTGACATTAACTCTGGCGTAGCAATGGGTGCTGGGGCATAGGCTCCCATCCCACCAGTATTTTCGCCTATATCACCTTCACCAATCCGCTTATGGTCTTGAGCTGGCAGTAACGGTCGAATTGTTAATCCATCTGTCAAAGCTAAGACTGACACCTCTTGACCAATTAAAAATTCTTCAATGACAACAAATTCCCCAGCACTACCAAACTGCCCTTGGAAAATTGCGGCGATCGCTTTTTCTGCCTGTTCCACTGTTTCAGCTACCGTCACACCTTTACCAGCTGCTAAGCCGTCAGCTTTGACAACAATTGGTGCGCCTGTACCTCTGACATAGGATTTTGCCGCTGATGCCTCTGTAAATACCGCAGCTCGTGCAGTTGGAATCTTTGCTTCCTGCATTAAGGCTTTTGCCCAAGCTTTGCTCGCCTCAATTTGCGCTCCCGCTTTTTTAGGGCCAAATACCATCAATCCTTTTTCTTCTAGGTAATCTGTGATTCCTCTGGCTAAAGGCACTTCTGGCCCGACTATCACTAAAGAAATGCCATTTTCTAGAGCAAATCGGCTGATGCCTTCAAAATCGTCTACCCCCAAGTGCAAGTTTTGGCAACGTTCCATCCTTGCTGT
This region of Nostoc sp. UHCC 0302 genomic DNA includes:
- a CDS encoding XisH family protein, which translates into the protein MPKLDIIHNAVKNALVKDGWVITDDPYIIQYRRTTLYADLGAERPIAAERDGQKLVVEVKSFIGASKIQDLKEALGQYDIYRYLLEETAPDRKLYVAVGAITYKSFFNQDVIQLILHKHQLPLIVVDTETEEITQWIN
- a CDS encoding Druantia anti-phage system protein DruA, translating into MRYFVFDHQNEKLIGIVGLCDPVIGLGVRDDQSIGWTKDQKMQRLYNCMTAYILGAIPPYNKVLGSKLIALTLMFPKVRNDFYQKYKDNPSVITGENKKPYLVYIDTLGAFGKSAIYNRLANWDFIDYTKGQSHLHITANGRWELIRQVVPDDVFNSYKFGEGPNWKMRILKRGLHELGLSADMLSIGWQRGYYRCTLAENWQEYLLGDTNQVVWKDFTQIDLVSYWHKKWVTPRLETLQTNLELELGL
- the purD gene encoding phosphoribosylamine--glycine ligase; translated protein: MKVLVVGNGGREHALAWKLLESKQIEHVVCVPGNGGTARMERCQNLHLGVDDFEGISRFALENGISLVIVGPEVPLARGITDYLEEKGLMVFGPKKAGAQIEASKAWAKALMQEAKIPTARAAVFTEASAAKSYVRGTGAPIVVKADGLAAGKGVTVAETVEQAEKAIAAIFQGQFGSAGEFVVIEEFLIGQEVSVLALTDGLTIRPLLPAQDHKRIGEGDIGENTGGMGAYAPAPIATPELMSRIQTEVLERAIATLRAKGIDYRGVLYAGLMIAPNGDLKVLEFNCRFGDPETQVILPLLATPLEELILACVQQRLGELPPIAWKQGAAATVVAASGGYPGEYQKGKVITGIEDAETAGVTVFHAGTKLNQQQQVVTDGGRVLNVTGVGENFEQAIAQAYAGIKTIHFEGIYYRRDIGYRVLSGKQGEQTP